One segment of Channa argus isolate prfri chromosome 17, Channa argus male v1.0, whole genome shotgun sequence DNA contains the following:
- the gopc gene encoding Golgi-associated PDZ and coiled-coil motif-containing protein isoform X2, giving the protein MSASAGCSPAAQSSGLGQGMSMFRWLEVLEKEFDKAFVDVDLLLGEIDPDQVDITYEGRQKMTSLSSCFAQLCHKTQTVFQLNHKLEAQLVDLRSELSEAKAERTALEREVHDQLLQLHALQLQIHAKQGQTEDSDSIKDRLEQELEASKKEKLAEARLEAEVKLFKKENEALRRHMAVLQAEVYGARLAAKYLDKELAGRVQQIQLLGRDMKGPAHDKLWNQLEAEIHLHRHKTVIRACRGRNDPKKPLASPVGHEQDMLKKTQGVGPIRKVVLVKEDHEGLGISITGGKEHGVPILISEIHPGQPADRCGGLHVGDAILAVNSINLRDAKHKEAVTILSQQRGQIEFEVVYVAPEVDSDDENVEYEDDSGHRYRLYLDELEDSNTAPPSNSSASLQALEKMSLRNGADNGDTGISSETPSEETPSKPPEPDSSS; this is encoded by the exons ATGTCCGCTTCGGCTGGATGCTCCCCGGCGGCCCAGAGCTCGGGCCTTGGCCAAGGTATGTCAATGTTTCGTTGGTTAGAAGTGCTGGAGAAAGAATTCGACAAGGCCTTCGTGGACGTGGACCTGCTGCTCGGGGAAATAGACCCAGATCAAGTCGATATCACTTACGAGGGTCGTCAGAAGATGACCAGCCTAAGCTCCTGTTTTGCTCAGCTGTGTCACAAAACCCAGACAGTTTTTCAACTCAACCATAAACTAGAG GCTCAACTGGTGGACCTGCGTTCTGAATTATCTGAGGCTAAAGCTGAGCGGACAGCACTAGAACGGGAGGTCCACGATCAGCTCCTACAGCTTCACGCTCTCCAGCTGCAGATTCACGCTAAGCAAGGCCAGACTGAGGACTCTGACAGCATCAAAGACAGACTG GAACAAGAGCTCGAGGCCAGTAAGAAGGAGAAATTGGCCGAGGCGAGACTGGAGGCAGAAGTGAAACTGTTTAAGAAAGAAAACGAGGCCCTTCGCAGGCACATGGCAGTTCTGCAGGCGGAAGTGTACGGGGCCAGGCTCGCCGCCAAATACCTGGACAAGGAACTCGCTGGCAG GGTGCAGCAGATCCAGTTATTGGGCCGTGACATGAAAGGACCGGCACATGACAAGCTGTGGAACCAACTGGAGGCAGAGATCCACCTTCACCGCCATAAGACTGTCATTCGTGCGTGCAGGGGGCGCAACGATCCAAAGAAACCTCTAGCATCTCCTGTGGGACAT GAACAAGACATGCTGAAGAAAACCCAGGGAGTAGGCCCCATCAGAAAGGTGGTGCTAGTCAAAGAGGACCATGAGGGGCTGGGGATCTCCATCACA GGTGGAAAGGAGCACGGTGTTCCTATCCTAATTTCAGAGATTCATCCAGGTCAGCCTGCAGATAGATGTGGAGGCCTGCACGTGGGAGATGCCATCCTTGCGGTTAACAGCATCAACCTGCGGGATGCTAAACACAAGGAGGCTGTCACCATTCTGTCCCAGCAG CGGGGACAAATAGAGTTTGAGGTGGTGTATGTGGCTCCAGAGGTGGACAGCGATGACGAGAATGTGGAGTATGAGGACGACAGTGGACATCGCTACCGACTCTACCTGGATGAACTGGAGGACAGCAACACGGCACCACCTAGCAACAGCTCGGCATCGCTGCAGG CTCTGGAGAAGATGTCCCTGAGGAATGGAGCAGACAATGGAGATACTGGGATTTCCAGTGAGACGCCTTCAGAAGAAACCCCTTCCAAACCACCTGAGCCTGACAGCTCCTCCTAG
- the gopc gene encoding Golgi-associated PDZ and coiled-coil motif-containing protein isoform X1 — translation MSASAGCSPAAQSSGLGQGMSMFRWLEVLEKEFDKAFVDVDLLLGEIDPDQVDITYEGRQKMTSLSSCFAQLCHKTQTVFQLNHKLEAQLVDLRSELSEAKAERTALEREVHDQLLQLHALQLQIHAKQGQTEDSDSIKDRLPAATLEQMEQELEASKKEKLAEARLEAEVKLFKKENEALRRHMAVLQAEVYGARLAAKYLDKELAGRVQQIQLLGRDMKGPAHDKLWNQLEAEIHLHRHKTVIRACRGRNDPKKPLASPVGHEQDMLKKTQGVGPIRKVVLVKEDHEGLGISITGGKEHGVPILISEIHPGQPADRCGGLHVGDAILAVNSINLRDAKHKEAVTILSQQRGQIEFEVVYVAPEVDSDDENVEYEDDSGHRYRLYLDELEDSNTAPPSNSSASLQALEKMSLRNGADNGDTGISSETPSEETPSKPPEPDSSS, via the exons ATGTCCGCTTCGGCTGGATGCTCCCCGGCGGCCCAGAGCTCGGGCCTTGGCCAAGGTATGTCAATGTTTCGTTGGTTAGAAGTGCTGGAGAAAGAATTCGACAAGGCCTTCGTGGACGTGGACCTGCTGCTCGGGGAAATAGACCCAGATCAAGTCGATATCACTTACGAGGGTCGTCAGAAGATGACCAGCCTAAGCTCCTGTTTTGCTCAGCTGTGTCACAAAACCCAGACAGTTTTTCAACTCAACCATAAACTAGAG GCTCAACTGGTGGACCTGCGTTCTGAATTATCTGAGGCTAAAGCTGAGCGGACAGCACTAGAACGGGAGGTCCACGATCAGCTCCTACAGCTTCACGCTCTCCAGCTGCAGATTCACGCTAAGCAAGGCCAGACTGAGGACTCTGACAGCATCAAAGACAGACTG CCTGCAGCGACATTGGAACAGATG GAACAAGAGCTCGAGGCCAGTAAGAAGGAGAAATTGGCCGAGGCGAGACTGGAGGCAGAAGTGAAACTGTTTAAGAAAGAAAACGAGGCCCTTCGCAGGCACATGGCAGTTCTGCAGGCGGAAGTGTACGGGGCCAGGCTCGCCGCCAAATACCTGGACAAGGAACTCGCTGGCAG GGTGCAGCAGATCCAGTTATTGGGCCGTGACATGAAAGGACCGGCACATGACAAGCTGTGGAACCAACTGGAGGCAGAGATCCACCTTCACCGCCATAAGACTGTCATTCGTGCGTGCAGGGGGCGCAACGATCCAAAGAAACCTCTAGCATCTCCTGTGGGACAT GAACAAGACATGCTGAAGAAAACCCAGGGAGTAGGCCCCATCAGAAAGGTGGTGCTAGTCAAAGAGGACCATGAGGGGCTGGGGATCTCCATCACA GGTGGAAAGGAGCACGGTGTTCCTATCCTAATTTCAGAGATTCATCCAGGTCAGCCTGCAGATAGATGTGGAGGCCTGCACGTGGGAGATGCCATCCTTGCGGTTAACAGCATCAACCTGCGGGATGCTAAACACAAGGAGGCTGTCACCATTCTGTCCCAGCAG CGGGGACAAATAGAGTTTGAGGTGGTGTATGTGGCTCCAGAGGTGGACAGCGATGACGAGAATGTGGAGTATGAGGACGACAGTGGACATCGCTACCGACTCTACCTGGATGAACTGGAGGACAGCAACACGGCACCACCTAGCAACAGCTCGGCATCGCTGCAGG CTCTGGAGAAGATGTCCCTGAGGAATGGAGCAGACAATGGAGATACTGGGATTTCCAGTGAGACGCCTTCAGAAGAAACCCCTTCCAAACCACCTGAGCCTGACAGCTCCTCCTAG